The following are encoded in a window of Campylobacterota bacterium genomic DNA:
- a CDS encoding NAD(P)/FAD-dependent oxidoreductase: MNSQKKKKAVIIGAGPAGLTAGVELLRTKKFAVDLIEKEKVVGGLARTTEYKGCRFDIGPHHFITESPKIEQWWKDVMGDDFIKHKRFTRIFYNNHFFHYPLDPGNVIRGLNFVECVKCVLSYIKIRLLPIKNVKSFQDWVTNRFGYRLFSIFFKTYTEKVWGIACHKISSDWASQRIKGFSLSKAIFYAFFGRFFKKNKPRTINDVFYYPSQGSGALWNRVAQNLTSFEQGTISLDEEVVYIEHDAGKVIAIATRKAQTPPVKGVAQRLMRYEGDYFLSTMPLRGLIMSLNPLPPGEVVDAASALQYRGLITVNLIINKTHICPDHWLYVHEKKVRMGRIGNMNNFSIKMADHPSHTALSLEYFSFVDEPFWFKSDAELIGIGKRELEAIGLVKAAAVIDGMVMRTPQAYPVYDENYKEHLGCVLDYLSQFKNLHLMGRNGLHRYNNMDIAMLSAMKAVDDILEQEKRQDREEEKIVEQQPTV; encoded by the coding sequence TTGAACTCGCAAAAAAAGAAAAAAGCCGTAATTATTGGTGCTGGCCCAGCCGGTCTTACTGCTGGAGTTGAGCTTTTAAGAACGAAAAAGTTTGCTGTTGATTTGATTGAAAAAGAGAAAGTTGTCGGAGGGCTTGCCCGTACGACCGAATATAAGGGATGTCGGTTTGACATAGGCCCGCATCACTTCATTACTGAATCACCAAAAATTGAACAGTGGTGGAAAGATGTGATGGGGGATGATTTCATCAAACACAAACGGTTTACCCGTATTTTTTATAACAACCATTTTTTTCACTATCCACTTGATCCGGGCAATGTTATTCGTGGCCTCAATTTTGTTGAGTGTGTCAAGTGTGTGCTCAGCTACATTAAGATTAGGTTGTTGCCGATTAAAAACGTCAAATCATTTCAAGACTGGGTGACGAATCGATTTGGTTATCGTCTCTTCAGTATCTTCTTTAAAACGTATACCGAAAAAGTATGGGGCATAGCCTGCCATAAAATTTCCTCAGACTGGGCGTCACAACGCATCAAAGGTTTTTCGCTTTCTAAGGCGATATTCTATGCGTTTTTTGGACGTTTTTTCAAAAAGAATAAGCCACGTACGATCAACGATGTATTTTATTATCCTTCACAAGGTTCAGGTGCATTGTGGAATCGTGTTGCGCAGAATTTAACTTCGTTTGAGCAGGGGACCATTAGTCTTGATGAAGAGGTGGTCTACATCGAGCATGATGCAGGCAAAGTTATTGCAATAGCAACGCGTAAAGCGCAGACCCCGCCAGTTAAAGGTGTAGCTCAGCGCTTGATGCGTTATGAGGGTGATTATTTTCTTTCAACAATGCCATTGCGTGGGCTTATTATGTCGCTTAATCCATTGCCACCGGGTGAGGTAGTTGATGCGGCTTCGGCATTACAGTACCGTGGGCTGATTACGGTCAATCTTATCATCAATAAAACTCACATTTGTCCTGATCATTGGCTTTACGTGCATGAGAAAAAAGTACGTATGGGGCGCATTGGCAACATGAATAATTTTTCTATTAAAATGGCTGATCATCCATCTCATACTGCCCTTAGCCTGGAATATTTTTCGTTCGTGGATGAACCATTTTGGTTTAAATCTGATGCAGAGCTGATTGGGATTGGTAAGCGAGAACTTGAGGCAATTGGCCTTGTTAAGGCGGCTGCCGTTATTGATGGTATGGTAATGCGTACGCCTCAGGCGTACCCGGTTTATGATGAAAACTACAAAGAGCATCTTGGTTGTGTTCTCGATTATTTGTCTCAATTTAAAAACCTTCATTTAATGGGGCGAAATGGCTTGCATCGTTACAATAATATGGACATTGCAATGCTTTCTGCAATGAAGGCAGTTGATGATATTTTAGAGCAAGAAAAAAGACAGGACAGAGAAGAAGAAAAAATTGTTGAACAGCAGCCTACGGTATAA